The following nucleotide sequence is from Salvia splendens isolate huo1 chromosome 2, SspV2, whole genome shotgun sequence.
ttctataataattaaaattttgtctcAGTATCATTTCTCGTCCTACCCTTTCTTAACTTTTTATCACAACAAAATTAGCTTGAATACATTTTTGCTAAGTGCAAATTTTCCATAAACATGCTCTTTTTATTTGCAAATTCTCCATAAACATCTCATACAAAACTCATTTGTGTAGTTTTGGGAATTTGTTGAATAAAATCTATTGTGATGCAATTGGGATGAATTTGGAACTACAATGGAGGGTGATGGACTGAATAGCCTCCTATACTTGAATAGAAGTTAGTCACTTTGTATGTGAAAATGATGACAAACAATTATTGAATACTGATAATGACTTTGGCAATTGAATCGGTTTATATTGAAAATTTTTGCAACTCAACTGTTTGTAAAAATGCTTAAGTAAGACATTATCTAATTCTTGCTTAGAGGCATGAATTTTTTTGTGATGTATAATTATACTGTGTTTACTAATTCATGAGAAAGAACGATGAAAGTTGTTGGGAAAAGGACGGTAAAATATGGTaggaatataaataataaagatatagtgaatcttcataaataaatactatCATTAAAAAGGGAGAGAAAATTTTGTATAAggaaaataataatgaaaagaTTGCTGACATGGAAGGAAGTGCTCACCATCCCTCACCAATTGTCCCTTAGCATATCAATTCTCTTATCAATATAATGTATTATTACCTTCTTAAGATAGCACAAATGACAAAATGCACTAActaactaaaaatttaaaaccatatattttgtgtatatgttaCAAAAGCTAAAAAATATGTAGGTTAATGTCACCAGAAGTGAATTAAACAAGTCATCtattcattaaatattttattgtttGATTGAAAAACATGACTACTTATGATGAATTGTGTACAAAAAATCATACCCACACAAagtatttgttttcttttattaatGTTATAATGGATTTGTATAAAAAGTAGTGTTTCTGTTACTCGTGAAAACTGGTTATCTAACGCCGATATAgatctaattatttttatctctCTATATCTTTTACCTTGTAATTAAATACACAGATAAAATAAGTCTAGATTAATCTGCTCTATTTATTTCATCTCATCAATTTAATATCCCAGAGCCATTAATATTCAATAATAAACCAAATTTAAAAGTTACTTGAATTCCAAATATCATGATTGTGATCCATGTATATTCGAATATTTCTATCAAGCTTTACACAGATTTTCTCAACAGCAAGTCTAAAAAGTTTTATTAAAAACAAAGTGTCACGCATCAAGaataattatagtagtagtataatatataCTACTGTAATAGTTAGGAGTCAATTTTGGTAAAATCGAATGTGGATACCTCGGAAAAAAATCCATGGATTGCTTGGTAAGATAGACGAGCAACAATGTGCCTATAAGGatcactctctctcttcatctGCAAATAAGCAAGACATTCCTCAACCTCTCTCTTCACTTCCAAATATATTTCTTGACCTTTTTCTCTGACTTTCACTCCCTGCTCCCTTcctacacaaacacacacacacacacggcTATTCAACGATCATATCGAAACACGTTTGATCGAGCAGGAAACAGACCTTCGGTTTCTATAGGCTTCCCGAACAAGAAGTAGAAACGGCCTGGGATTTTGGGTGGGTGCAATGACTGGAAGGTGAACATCTTCGTTCGAGACCTCTCCCACGGCATCCCTCCTCAGACACTTTCGCATGCATAAATAAGCGTTTTGTTTATTGTAAGTAGTGACTAGTGCATGATGTAGAGATACATACCTCAACTTCACCACCTCATGTGCCCTTCTATAGCATTTTTTATGTATGGGATGCGCGTCAGATCGTTGTAATCCAAGAGTAACTGATCGAAAGATTGACAGAAAGTTAACAGAGTGTTCATGTTTTCAGGTTGAAGAATGAGAAATAAGTGAAACAGGCTTACATGGCATatatcatcttctccaacaacaccaAAGGGCACGATGTTGGCTCCAAATTTAGCCGCCACCCTAACAAACTCAGGTTGTTCTGGCCAGAATAGTTTGTATTCCTCACCCTGACATTTAATGATAGCTGAGACAGATTTCATACTAAAATACTGAAGAAGATTCATACATCTGAGGATGTGTCAGGCCACTTAATATCACCTTGCGATGAAGGGACTCGCGCATTCCTCCAGGATAGAGTAGAACATGAGAATTTGAAGAGAGGAGCCTGTAGAAATTAGTTGCTGAGACCGGAACTGCTCCCATGATCCTCATATTATCGAAGGCCGAAAAAGGTGGTGGTATTCTTCCTTCTCTTAACTTGGTGAACACAGTCGGATGTGTCATTCCTCGTAAGGCAATGTCTCTTTCAATCCAAAAATTGGCCAAAGGGGCACGACTTCAAAGCCAAACATCATATGATTACCGACATATAGTACTGGTCCTTCAGAAGGAATGCCATCCAGACTTCTAACGATGTCTCCATTTTCCATTGTCGACAGGACCACAGGATTGAAGGCAGTTTCACTCCATCTGATTATAAATAGATATAGTCAGTGATGACGCGAATACGATTATGTGCTGGAGATGGATAAAAGAGCTGAGATGGTGCGAATGCAATTTTACCTATGTAAATCATAGATTCTCTGAAATTCAGAACGGGTTGGCGGAAAGTAATCTGAGACATAATTGTGGTGTTCTCCACGTCTGTAGAAACTGGCACCAGTTAAAATCGAGATCAAACTGAAGCCATGCTCCTGCATCTCCTGAGATCAGCATGTGCAAAATGTACCATGAAGTAGCAAAACTGAGAACATAATGTAATAGATCTATGTTCAAATAACCACTAAATAGTCTAATGATTCACAGTTAACAGAACTGTCTCATACAATAAAGCCAGGCATTTATGTACCAAGAAGAGGGCATGGCCACTGCCTGAGAATAGACGAACTTGACACTTTTGCAACACCTGACAAAGTCTATCAGCTTCTTCTCTACTTGGAAACACCTTATCTAGTCTGCTGCAGTATAACAATCAGCTGCGTGATGAACAGTAAACCTCTGAATGTAACATGGGTGTtgttaatgaaaaaaataaaaacaagaaaCTGTCTGACGACAAGATGAACTAATGAGCGAGAAGTAGAATATATCAATATGATGGATctgtattaaaattaatattctaGAATAGGAAAAGATTATCTCTATAACTCTATTGATAGTTAATACTATCAAATCCAGAGGGATGGGAATAGGTTGACAAACCTTGCAAGTATCAACGTTTGAGCTTTCACTGCATGAAGTCGTGAATTGGCAAATGCAGCAGCTGATTTAAGTAAATTCACCTTCCAGCGAAGTATTTCCGCAGTGAATAGCTACGAATAATAGTCCATGAGAAAATACACAGCTTAGTTGGTGAGAACTAAGTTGACCAATATAATTCTACTGAAACTTTCTCCAAACCGCCAGTTGTTTCAGAAAGGAAATTGACAAATTTGACAAAGCAAAGGAATGGTTATATCAGCAAAACATTATTCCGTAtgagaaataaatattttgaacaACTACTCTGGGCAAATGACCTGGCTACAGATAGCAATGAATTTGTAGAATAAAACTGAGGCATGTTCATCACTGCTTTTATGTGTTTATGCTACAAATAGGGATCTTACAGAAAGATATGAGGAGATTGCTGTACTTTCCTGAGATGACACCTCAATCATTTGATCCAAGGGAAGACATTTACTCATTAATGTTGTCACCATCTTTGCAGGGCTTCCTAATTGAGAAAAAAACTCATGTGAATACAAGTTTTTATAGCTCACAAAACATAgccatttttatttcaatgttcTTATCATCTAAAAGAATGATAAAGAATGTCGACCTAACAGTAAAGCTACGAAATAAGGCAAGCTGGAACCGAGCTGCTCAGGCATCATCGTGGACAATGGCAACAGACTCAGTGGTTCCAATAGAGATTTTCCAAGAGAAGTGGCTGCACATAACAGATTGAGCAGACAAAAGATTCAGTTGCTAGGTTCTCTACTCACAATGATCTGTTCCAATATCAGAACTACCTGGATTAGCCAAGATCAAGGCAAGATCAATCTCTGGATTACGAGCAGCAACAGCAAGCGCGATACATGCCCCCAAAGATTCTCCAGCAAGATATATAGGTCTATTTGGAGCACGCGAATGCTCCGTCTTAACGGTACTTTCAACAAACTTCACCAGGTCTGAAAGATATGCATCATCTTTTAGTTATCATAAGGgggcatttcattttttacattGCTCATTGTTTATAATGAATTTCATATCCCTAAAAAGTACGTTAAATATGTAATATGAGGAATTCATTTATGGTAAGTACTATACTAATATAAATGTAGAAGAGAACTCACTTTCCAAGCCTTTCATGCTCCATCATAAGCCCTAAGCCCACTCCATCTACTCCTGCAAATTGGAACGAATTTAATCTCAACTGTTTCAAATTTTTAGTAATTTCCTTCACTGAGATTCCAACCTCAAATAAAAACCAGTCCCAATTCGCTATAAAATAAGCTAACCAGGTAAATAGAGCAAAAGAGGAGAATCCTTCAGCCTCGATCGGCACTCCAGAGGTGAAAACCACCTCGGAGGACCGCCGTCCGATCTACTAACCAACTCTCGACTCTGATCAAAATAATTTCTCAAACTCGACGATCCTTCTTCCGTCTCCGTCGCAGGATTCCTCCCCACAGCGTTGTGAACGGTGAGCGAGGAGCTAGCTCTCGCAGCTGTTTCTCCTTCCGAACCGGTGATGCATAAAACGAGAGCTCAGACTTTGAAATTAGCCTAATTTTTGCGGTGGCGGTGGATTCGTATCTTTGGCGGAGGATCGATGGCCAGTTACCGGCAGCGATTGCGGCCATGAATTTTCAAAGTGGTTGATCAGAGCGCGGGTGCGAGTGTTTGAATATGGTGAGAGAGAGTTAGTGACCAGAGATTATTAGCTGATTTTGATACAAAATGACAATCATTTTTCCATAACGAGTTGAATGAAATTCAAATTAAGAAAGGAGtatagtttatatattaatttttctttGGTATTTTTAGAATGCTTATCTGTTGAAATGTAAATCGTAACTCCTACTTATTAGCCTAATGTGTTTGATATactagattttaaaaaatgaattctaGGAGTTCtagtttataatattttatactccataagAATAAACTAAAAGAGAAGATTAGTTTTTTGTTTAATGGACTAAAAATACGAGAAGAAAGTAGTAACTTATTCTACTTCTATTTTATTAGAAATTTAAAGTGTGAATTATATTTCTCTATTTTGTAGCACCCTTAATCGTAGATGGAAATAATGAgatatagtattaaattattttcattatgtATTGTTTCACATGAGATAATatagaaaattttgaaagtcTTCGAGaaatagaaacttttaaaaTAGTCTGAGTTTTAAtacaatatataattaatacaaaaagagaaaaaaattagtaatgtaagagcatccacgtccgtgctcttgccaatgaTAACGaatgtgggtccggacccacttttattctcTGCTCATAGGCAAGAGTACAATACAcatatccgtgctcttccggacatgctcaagggtccccccattctattattcaatttaaataaaaacatttccacaattaaaatgcattaaaaataaccgggataatattacaaattacaaaaaaattaaaaattacataattaaaaacctaaaaattaaaaattacataattaaattcataaaattaaaaaaaatccactactcgtggccgaatttcgccaaaattgatgatgaatgtgtgtatttatagataattttggaattacattttttttaaaaaaaattcaaaaaaaatggtaataaaatctgtatattttgggaatccaaatatatatatatattttaatttttggtattatttttgattttttaaaaaaaggaaaaaaaaagtcaacggccaatagaaacgcgccatGTCGCCCTGCTCgcttagctaagagcagcgcTGTGCCAaaggcaagagcgcagcggcggacagcggtgtgctctccgctgtggatgctctaagagagaatgaaaaaaagGATATAGTAAGAAAAAATAGGGAGTAATGTAGTAGTGTTTTAAGTTGGGATGGAAATGAAGTTCAAGTTCGGGGGTGGTTCAGTCTGGCTCAAATGGGTTGGGTATCCATTTGTGATCTGGTTGAGAGATTCTACGACAAGATTATGACGTCCAGCATCCATGCATATCATTTGGGGTGAACAAACACCCAAAAACCCAACATATATATATCTGATCTGAACCgtttctaaatttaaaatttggtttAATTTTTTTCGGATTCAGCTAATGTATTAGCTCAAAGATTTTAACATGCTTAAGATTGATTGTATTTGGTCAGCTGTTGCAATCTCTCGAAAAATCTCATGATGAATAGTGGAAAATTTGGAGGCCATTTTTCCTACATAAGCTGATCATTATATTCATAATCAAGAATTACAGTTACATAAAGATTTAAAGCAAGAAAAGAAGACATAATTTCGAGCTTTTGCTGTGTGAATTGTCACCCTCAAGAAACAGCATAGCTAGAAAACAGAAACCTTACTTACAAGCTGCATTTTCTTGCACAagttttaatttcagtttccCTCCAACAATGTTCAAGTTTTGGTTTCTTTGTCGTCGTGGTTGAGGTGTTTCTTTAGCGTTTGTTCGGGACAGTCCCAAAGAGGATCAGCCTCTGGCAATTCATATTCATCAGGCTTGAGTGACAGCTGAAATTCTGGAAGCTCTGGCAAACTCTTGAGGCCTCTGCGTGTGATTAGGATAACGAATATACATTAGTAACGTGTATTAGCCACGAAAAATATGAAGACGGAGAGGGTTAAAGTCGAGTACTTCTCTTGGTCTAGAAGGTAGGTATACATCTGAGTCTTCTTGGCCGCGGTTTCTGGTATTTTCTTCTGCAAGTGCTTCATTGCGCCCCAAGGCGGAGGGCACCTAAAAGAGGATAATGTCGTTGGTTTTGGTATTGTTGAGAGTGAAGGAAGATTTTGGTttgaatcaatcaatcaatcacctTGTGATTGGTTCCGCAAGGCAGAAGGTCAAGCAGGCCTTCTTGCTCTCGACTAGCAGTTCCTCCGCGGCTAGAACGCAGCAGACAGCGCTGAGGTGGCAGGATGGCTCGGTGCCCTTGTCTAGGATCAGGCTGTGATAGTAGTAAGCTGCAGCCTGTGTAAGCCTCAAAATGTGTTAGCTTCAAAAGGAAGGATGTGATTGGTTAAGGAAAGGGACGGAAGATTCGAGCACCTTTGCTTCTAGATGCTTCCATTTGAGGAAGAACAGTTGCTTCTTCAACACTGTGTTGCTCTCGTTTTTTTCGGATAAGCAGCAGTGGGCCTAACAAAGTGCACGAAATGGCGCTTAGTCAAGTCACACATGGTTATTAAATTATAGGTCTCTTGGAGCTGGAAGTGTGTTTCTAACATTATTAATCAATTTAGGTCTCTTGTAAGACAGCAAGGGTGTAATGTTTCAAACTGAGATGCGTCTTTACCTGAGCGTAGAAACTCAGCTGTTCGCAGGCTAGTCTCCGCTTAACAGACAGAGTTGCATTTTTACTGAGGCCAGCAAGTCCAAGCTGAAGCTCAGTTCCCTACCATAGACCATTCAATAAAATGTGAGTTCAACTTCATGATAATTACTTATGATGTTTCAAGTTGTAATGAAACTAAATCCACCTGCGCCAAAGCTTGATGTGAAATCGCCTCTAGCACGTTGTCCTGCATATCCGAAGGCAACCTGCTTCTGCGCATGCAACCCAATCTGAGCAACACAAAAGCATATATAGCAGCGATAATCTGTAGGATGCGAACTCACTTTAGCTCATGTGGTAGCCGCGGAAGAACATCAAGAACGCAGAAATTCAAATATCCGGCTGCCTTGAGCAGCAAATCAACAGCATCTCTCATACAATCTAGCACACAAATCACATCCATATAATCTTCATTCATTACACAACATTTGAAAAATTAAACACTCAATAGATATAAACCTGCAGACACAAGCCTCTCAGGCAGACTACTTTCTTTAGGTATGAGCTTCTCATTTGCCTCCATCAATGTCAGCATTGCCATCATGTGCACAACACACAGCAATTCGAACCACGAATTCGTCCCACAAATATCCtgctcatcatcatcaaaacTCAATAGAATTCAACGATTTTACCAAATAAAATGCCTATCAATTTTTTTACATTCTTGAAATCCTCacctctctctcctctcccaaTTCTCTCCATCTGAACTCCACCAGCTCCTGGAGCCCATATTCTATTCAAACACATCAAATCATCACACTTCCACAAAACCAAcagatataaaaataaaaataaaaaaacatacctTTCTTTGTAAGACCAAGAAGGAGAGGCAAGTATTCCTCCAATGCCCTGATTAGTTCACTGACAGCAGACCCTCCTGCACAAAtcactcaaattttattttcacacgcttgaaaacaaacaaaattgcTAGTAGTAAAAAAAGATAGGATCAAGAACAAGACCAGTGTCCTCCCCAACTAAAGCAATCTGATTTCTGATAGCTGCAATTCTATCAGCAAGATCGTTGGGGACGAATCCTCTGAGAATTCTCTGCAAATCAGAGTGAATTGGGATTCGTAAAATTGGGGCAAAAATGGAGATTTCGGGGacgatcttcttcttctttttgtaAACTGAATTGGTGCACCCCATTgttattttcttgatttgtgCTCAAAATGTAGCTTCCTACACATTAATAATGAAAAAGTCAAATGTTTTAGCGTTGTGTGTATACATGTGCAGGCTATAATGTAAGAAAAAGACAACTAATTTCCTTACAAAGGGAAGATGGAAGGGAGAAGTTTCCTTGATGATTGTATAATTGTGCATGAGTAATTTTATAGTAGCATGAAATTGGAAGTATGCATAAATAATAAACCAAGATAGAATCTTGAGATAGTTGCTAATAATATACTACCGCTACATGTGTATATGAAGCAGAGGATCTGAGGAGTGAGAAAGCTCAGAGATCCAAAAATATGTCACATGGCGGGGGCGGAGGAGGAGAAATTTGCTACATacattcataaaaattaaataaaaattagtagTTTGAAATTTGACTTTTTAATAGAAAGATTGAGTTAGTTAAACTCAAAAGTTCAAGACTCGCTTTTTTTGTGATACTATGCATGCACACAAAATCACACAGATTTTTTATGTGAAAGTTGATAGTTTTTCATGATCTTCAATAAGTGCAAAAAAattctttatttcattttcctaTGAAATTGTGAGTGTGTTTATGACAAGAAATTATTAAACCACAAGTGGGATATTTTGCTAGTAGTCAGTCCTGACCTAGTGTCATATTTTGTTGGGCAagttcttcttttttcttttttttaaagaacAATTTTGTCTATATGGAATTGTAGATAAGATATGTATCTAAATAGATTATGTTTTACTCGAAAtggtttttttaaaacaaaacaaataagatAAAAACTATTGTGAAATTTGACTTTTGTAAAGGGAGAAAGAAGTGATGATTGAGTTCGTTACACTCAATGTCATTTTTTTTGTCACTATGCATGCACACAAaatctcacacacacacacacacaatttcATCTGAAAATTGATGATCTAAATCTTAAATATGGATTctttactagtactactataaagcTAGATCTACCACTGGTGTGATTTTGCTACTCATGTCAGTCATGCCCCCAGTGTCATGTTTTGATGGTctaattcttttttttagaaCAAATTTGCCTAATGAAATTGTAGGCAAGACATATATCCAAATAATGATTCATTATTATATGTATTAATTAATAAGTATTAAAgtgataaaataagatattttggTCGACAGTATAGTAAAGGGGATTAAATCAAGGTACGTAGACCGTAGTGATCCGCTAAGAGGGATGGCCCAACTGTCTGCCAGAAGCCCACCTCCCAAAGTCTGCCTGAGAGGTGTTCCAACTATACGACAGTAGTGAGATTTGATCATTGGTCAATCATACTAATAGTAGGATTTGATCTTTGGTCAATTATACAAATCTGCCACTTCGGAGTCAACTGCgttgtactccatccgttccatagtaatggaggtgtttcttttcagcacggagattaagaaaaattgtattacgtaagttaagtaaagggagaataaattggaaaatgaaaaaaggtagagaaatgaagagaaaataaagtaagagagagtaaagtagatgtggagaaatgtgttgacttttattaaaaagggaaatgactctattactatggaagtGAGGAAGTACTATTATAAGTTCGTCACATAAAAAGCGATGAAGGTAATAAGagtatccactataaggcggacacgcccactagccccgccccagtttttgtccatagccccaattttgttgtccatagccccaaaattctatttccgccactatagtggacacctccaatagccccaaaattccaaatacaaaattccacattttcacatccctccaatagccgcgtcctcgccgcGAACGCGGCTATCTCGCGtccgcccccccccccccccccaatagCCCCAAAAGTTGTCCGCCCACCTTCCCCACTATAGCCGCCCGCCCACCGCCGCCCACCGCCTCCaagacgcggctatagccgcgtcctactatagtggacactctaagagtTTCATgagaaatacaaataaaataaaattttaatgcgtattaatgagaaatacaaataaaataaaattttaatgcgtattaatGTTGCCGGTGCTGCTACACGCCTACACCCATGCCCATTGGGACAAACagacaaaataagaaaatttttAGTTATGGGACTATTCATGGGCCCATGCTTGACACATGTCATTATactaatttattactccctatAATATGCGTATCTAAAATTTATAGTTATAATATTTCACTAATTATCTGATAGAAAACAAACTTTTTAAATGTTGataattttgttataaataattatgaatATATCTCATAAATAAATGTGAATAGATTACAAATATCGAGTTCAAGCATCATGTAAACATGCAACTTTCTCATGCTCAACACCCTCAAAGCTTGAACCAACATTTAACAAAGGAGTAGTCAGTGCTTAATAATAAGTCCCTTGAGCATATAGCTGTGAGTATCCATAGGAGGTGTTCAGtttctagataaaa
It contains:
- the LOC121770485 gene encoding uncharacterized protein LOC121770485, giving the protein MGCTNSVYKKKKKIVPEISIFAPILRIPIHSDLQRILRGFVPNDLADRIAAIRNQIALVGEDTGGSAVSELIRALEEYLPLLLGLTKKEYGLQELVEFRWRELGEEREDICGTNSWFELLCVVHMMAMLTLMEANEKLIPKESSLPERLVSADCMRDAVDLLLKAAGYLNFCVLDVLPRLPHELKSRLPSDMQDNVLEAISHQALAQGTELQLGLAGLSKNATLSVKRRLACEQLSFYAQAHCCLSEKNESNTVLKKQLFFLKWKHLEAKAAAYYYHSLILDKGTEPSCHLSAVCCVLAAEELLVESKKACLTFCLAEPITRCPPPWGAMKHLQKKIPETAAKKTQMYTYLLDQEKGLKSLPELPEFQLSLKPDEYELPEADPLWDCPEQTLKKHLNHDDKETKT